Proteins from a single region of Sphingomonas sp.:
- a CDS encoding GFA family protein, with amino-acid sequence MRVAECRCGAVKVACAGEPVRVSVCHCLNCQRRSGSAFAVQARWPEADVEISGETREWTVTGESGGVGRFLFCPVCGGNVAYTIDAMPGLVAVPVGAFADPDFQPMPEYSVYEGRMWPWVKIEGEMEHWD; translated from the coding sequence ATGCGCGTGGCGGAATGCCGGTGCGGTGCGGTGAAGGTGGCGTGTGCGGGCGAACCGGTGCGGGTGTCGGTATGCCATTGCCTCAATTGCCAGCGGCGCAGCGGCAGCGCGTTCGCGGTGCAGGCGCGCTGGCCGGAAGCGGATGTGGAGATCAGCGGCGAGACGCGGGAATGGACGGTTACCGGCGAATCGGGCGGGGTGGGGCGGTTCCTGTTCTGCCCGGTGTGCGGGGGCAATGTCGCCTACACGATCGATGCGATGCCGGGACTGGTGGCAGTGCCGGTCGGGGCGTTCGCCGATCCGGACTTCCAGCCGATGCCCGAATATTCGGTGTATGAGGGGCGGATGTGGCCGTGGGTGAAGATCGAGGGGGAGATGGAGCATTGGGATTGA
- a CDS encoding MFS transporter translates to MAAAHPRLTLTACILASSLAFIDGSVTNVALPAIGKDLRATPAELQWTINAYLLPLSALLLIGGAAGDHFGRKKLLIGGIVLFTAASLACALAGDLTLLLIARAVQGVGAAILLPNSLATLGHGFTGEERGKAIGTWAAAGAIAGAVGPPLGGWLVDAIGWRSIFLVNLPLAAIAVGIAAFYVEESAEGELPLDIPGAFAATLALGAIAWGLTLWSSHHALGKPAILGLVAGLALTAAFLWIEHRLGDKAMMPIAMFGSRAFAGLTLLTFLLYGALGGVLLLLPYVLIQAGGYTALEAGFALLPMPLGMGLASRFTGKFTAKAGARLPLTFGSLIVAAGFGGLMLVEQGAPYWTSVFPGMILIAIGMALVAAPLTTAVLASVDDSHSGTASGFNSAIARTGGLIATAIAGAVMASAGAGLITAFHLGAVVGAALAAASGAAAWLTLAQPRPR, encoded by the coding sequence ATGGCCGCCGCCCATCCCCGCCTGACGCTTACCGCATGCATTCTCGCCTCCAGCCTCGCCTTCATCGACGGATCGGTGACCAACGTCGCCCTGCCCGCGATCGGCAAGGATTTGCGCGCCACCCCCGCCGAGCTGCAATGGACGATCAATGCCTATCTGCTGCCGCTCTCGGCGCTGCTCCTGATCGGCGGGGCCGCGGGCGATCATTTCGGGCGCAAGAAATTGCTGATCGGCGGCATCGTCCTGTTCACCGCCGCAAGCCTCGCCTGCGCGCTGGCCGGCGATCTCACCCTGTTGCTGATCGCCCGCGCGGTGCAAGGTGTCGGCGCGGCGATCCTGCTCCCCAACAGCCTCGCCACGCTCGGCCACGGTTTCACGGGTGAGGAGCGCGGCAAGGCGATTGGCACCTGGGCGGCGGCCGGCGCCATCGCCGGCGCGGTCGGCCCGCCGCTCGGCGGCTGGCTGGTCGATGCGATCGGCTGGCGCTCGATCTTCCTCGTCAATCTGCCGCTCGCCGCCATCGCGGTCGGCATCGCCGCATTCTATGTCGAGGAGAGCGCCGAGGGCGAGCTCCCGCTCGACATTCCCGGCGCCTTCGCCGCGACGCTGGCGCTGGGTGCGATCGCTTGGGGCCTGACCCTCTGGTCGAGCCACCACGCGCTCGGCAAGCCGGCGATCCTTGGCCTGGTCGCGGGGCTGGCCCTCACGGCTGCGTTCCTGTGGATCGAGCATCGCCTCGGCGACAAGGCGATGATGCCCATCGCGATGTTCGGCAGCCGCGCCTTTGCCGGCCTCACCCTGCTCACCTTCCTTCTCTACGGCGCGCTGGGCGGCGTGCTGCTGCTCCTCCCCTATGTCCTGATCCAGGCCGGCGGCTACACGGCGCTCGAAGCCGGGTTCGCCCTCCTCCCGATGCCGCTCGGCATGGGACTGGCCTCGCGCTTCACCGGCAAATTCACCGCGAAGGCAGGCGCGCGCCTGCCCCTCACCTTCGGCTCGCTGATCGTTGCCGCCGGCTTTGGCGGGCTGATGCTGGTCGAACAGGGCGCGCCCTATTGGACCAGCGTCTTTCCCGGCATGATCCTTATCGCCATCGGCATGGCGCTGGTCGCCGCCCCGCTCACCACCGCGGTGCTCGCCTCGGTCGATGATAGCCACTCCGGTACGGCATCGGGCTTCAACAGCGCCATCGCCCGCACCGGCGGCCTGATCGCCACCGCCATCGCCGGCGCGGTGATGGCGAGCGCCGGCGCCGGACTGATCACCGCCTTCCACCTCGGCGCGGTCGTCGGCGCCGCGCTGGCGGCCGCCTCCGGTGCGGCCGCCTGGCTCACCCTAGCGCAGCCGCGGCCTCGATAA